The genomic segment GTCCTACATGAAGCGCCACAAGGTCAACCCGGGCATTACCGGCTGGGCGCAGGTCAACGGCCTGCGCGGCGAGACCGACACCGACGAGAAGATGGAGCGCCGGGTCGCCGCCGATCTCTGGTACATCGACAACTGGTCGCTGTGGCTGGACCTGAAGATCATCGCACTCACGATCTTCAAGGGCTTTATCAACCCCAATGCGTATTGATAATTAAAAAAACTGCGGCTTTACTGACAAAAGCGGGTGCCCATTGGGCACCCGCTTTTGTTTGCACTGCAAAAACCTATGAGGTTGATAAGGCCACTAAGGGTTTGGCCTACCCGACTAGAAAGGTAAATGCTTTTGGAATAACTCTTGATACTCCTTGCGAGTGGCGTTCTTATGACTCTGGAGAGCCTGGCTCTTGTCCGAGATATTATTTATGCTGTTTAGAATAATTTCTCGCAAAGTAGAATAGTCTGTGCCGATCGTTACCTGTTCAGCTTTGAAGCCTTCTACGGTAGCAGCGCGGGCGTCGTGGGCAAGCATGATGCCGGGGATACCCATAGACGCAGATATGCCAATGCCGTGAACCCGATAGCCAATGACAAGATCATAGCTTGCGTATATGTCCAGGTAGTCTTTGGCATCGTATGAGTAGCGCAGGGTTTGTCCGGGAAAATCCTTTTCGAAAGTCGAGAGTTCATCGATGTAGTGAGCCACAAACTCGAACTGATAGTCTTCTCCAAGGTCTCCTATTAATTTCTTGTACATGTCCAGCATGTATTGGTGAGTGTCGTCAGATACGTTATTTGATGCAACCGCGCTGTTAGTGCCATACATCAGGCCGATTTTTTTTACTGAATTGACCGTGCTTTCAGTCTTGCTGGAAAATAGCGCAGGGCATGGAAGTTGAATGGCTCCAGCGGGTGCTAGCCCTCGTTGTGCTGTTTCATCGCGAGTGGTAATGAGTTTGGCGAGTTTGAAGACTTCCTGTTCCACTTGAGTGAAATGCTCATCGCCGAATGAGAATTCACCGCTAGTGCCAAGTCCTAAAAATACACTTGGTAAATTATGAGCTTTTATTTCATCATATAGCTTTACCATCCGCCGGCCTCGCCACTCGGGGGAGCCGGCAAAAACGACCATGTCGGCATAGTCCATGGGTACCCTGTCCTTGACGGAGTTATCCATGAACTTCTCTACGAAATCCTTGCCGAACGCATTATCGATCTTCTTTATAATATCGAATTTTCTTGCTCTGCGTATCTGCGGATTGCGGTTGTAGATGATAGGATTGAAGTCACCCAGGTGCTCGCGAAGAAGGTTCATACAGCCCATCAGAATAAACTCGTCACCTGGGTTCCATTGCCGAGTGGTGGAAAAGACTATATTCATATGTGCTCCTGATGGATGAGACAGCCCAAAATGCAGTACGCATGCCAGAGGTTGGCGTCTGTGTTACTCTGACCTTTTAAATGACGGCCAGACTAGCGGAAAGCGGTGCCGCTTGCCAGCGTGGCCACGCAGGGGTGGGATAGACGTCAATGAGGAAGTGGCTGAACAGCGCCAGAGCGTATCGAGACCGTTATCGTAATACCATCAGCCGCAGACGCTATGATCGAGAGCGGCCACCGATTGAACAGCCCGATAGCATTGAGCGTTTGGTGTTCGTGCGCTGGGATGCCAAGTGGGGCGATTCGGTGGTGTTCTCGTTTGTGCCGCGTGAGCTGCGCAAGCTAGGCAACGTGTCGGTGGAAGTGATCACCACGCCGGAGATGGCGGCTCTGTTCCGCGAGGACTTCGGGGTCGATGTGGTCCACGAGATACGCAAGCGGCCCAGTGCGAAAGAGATCACCCGCCTGGCGGAGCAGATCGGGCCAGTCGATCTGGTGGTGTTTTTTAGCCACCTCGCCAATCACCGCGCGATATACCTCTTGAACCAGCTAAAAGCCAAGCACATTGCCGGGCTCGATGACAGCCTTGGCTTGATCGATCTCAAGCTTGGAACGGCGACTCGAGGCTGGCATTTTGCCGATAAGTACGTGGCGCTGCTGCGGCGCTGTGGCGCCGAGTGCGTGGATACCTCGTATCTGGTGCCACGCGATACCGCGCTGGAGCGGCGGGCAACGGCGCTGATCGCTGAGCGGTCGCGCCCATTCATATGCCTCAACGCCTATAGCAAGGGGCGGGCACGTAGCCTGACTATGGCTAACTGTGCCCGGCTGGCCGAGGCGGTACTGCAGAGGCTGCCGGGGCATGATGTCTGTATGCTGAGTGCGCCAGGCAAGGAGGGCGAAGTGGCGGCGTTTTGTGACGCGTTCGAGGGAGACCGAGTGTTTGCGCTCGCCGCTACCAAGACGATCTATGAGAACATCGCGCTGATTGCGGCCTCTGCCGGTCTGGTGTCGGGTATTACCGCGACGGTACACATGGCGGATGGCCTGGGTGTACCATCGCTGGTGTTGTTTCCTTATGACCCGGCCGACCGCGACGACTGGCACAGCCGCCATGCTGGTTCATTCAACCTGATGGCCAAGCCCAGTGTGCCGATCGATGTCAATGCGCTGGATTGGGATGAGGTGCAGAGGGCGGTGGAGACGTTCTGCGAGGGGCTTACATCGTAGCGCAGCGAATGGCTAGCAGACGAATAAACTTCGCGCGCTTTGGTGTGTCGTATCGCTTCAATGAGTCATAGGCTCGGTAGGGAGGCCATGACCCCTCATTTTTCGCTGGAAGTGATCATGGCGGCGTACAACGACGCTGAGGTACTGGCGCTGACCCTGGAAGGGTATCGGCGCCAGTCGTCGTGCGAGTTCTCGCTGTGCATCGCCGACGATGGCTCTGGCCCTGAGGTGGCAGAGGTCATCGAGCGATTTCGCGCTCAAGGCGTGGACATCCGCCATGTGTGGCATGAAGACCGCGGCTTTCGCAAGGCACAGATCGTCAATCGAGCCATCGCCGGCTCCGAGGCCGATTACATCGTACTTACCGATAGTGACTGTGTGCCAATGCGCCATTTCGTTGCTGACCACCGCGACTGGGCGCAGCCAGGGTATGTGGTTGCAGGGCGACGCGTGGATACCGCCGAGGACCTGACGACGCGAATCAAGCGCGGGGAAGTAGCGCTTTCACGCTTGGAGCATCCGATACGCCTTATTGCCGAGTCGATGCGTGGCAACATTTCTCGCGATGAGTTCGGGCTTCGCCTGCCGCGCTTGCTGGCCCGCCTATGGAGCCGCAAGCCGTTGGCACTGCTGGGCGCCAATATGGGGGTATGGCGAGAGCAGCTGCTGGCGGTGAATGGCTTCGACGGTGACTTCGAAGGCTACGGCGCCGAGGAGGTCGACCTGGAGTGGCGGCTTCAAACTTACGGCGTGCGGCAGCGTGCCATGCGTGGCCGCGGCGGTTTGATCCATATCCACCATCACCAGCGCCAGGTCGATGCCTATGTGTTTCACCTGCTGAAGCACAAGCGGCAGGCTGGCGAGGTGGTGGTGCGAAACGGGATTCGTTGAGGGCAGTGGTCCCGGCAGCGCTGCGCGCTGCATCGGGAATGAATTCCCTTATATGGCCCCGTACGTTGTGCAAGCCCGAATCATCATGGCCGGGGTGAGACTCCTACATTGGGCATGGCGCCCCTGGCAACAGTGAACTGACCCCCAATAGTTGGACGGCTCATTCAGTCGGCGCTTAACCCTCAATCCATCCTTGCCCTTGGCGCTTTCCAGCCTCTTGTCGATTGAGCCGCATAGGTAGTGAGCTGCTGTGCGCACCTTCGGTGTCTCGGCGAGGGCAGGCAATATTTCAGGTGTGCATTCTCCGGAGGGGCGCCAGAGCGCCGCTAGGCCAATTCGTGGAGGGTTGAATGGCCGACGAGGCGCAGTATAGACAAGTATTACTTGTTTGTCGGTGGGTTCTTCTTTGCTGTTGAAAGCGCGCTGCTTTGGCAGGGTGGGGTAAGTCGTTAGCTAGGCGGTGAAAATTCGCGATCACGAACTGGCTAACGAAGGCCCAACAGCATACTGGAGCTTGATATGACTGACAAAAACAAGTACCTGATGTCCGTAGTCGCAGTCGCAGGGATCTCGTCTTCTTTCATGGCCCATGCCGATGTTTCGTGGATGATGGCCACCGGGTATCCAGACGATAGCTTCTTTACTGAGAATCTGCGTGAATTTGTCGCTGAGGTCGAAGAGAATAGTGACGGGCGTATTGCCATCGACATGCGCACAAATAGCACCCTGATAAGCCATGACGAAATCAAAAGATCCGTTCAGAGGTGCGTGGTGCAGCTGGGTGAAATTCGTCTGGGAGCCTACGGCAACGAACACCCCGTCTTTCGCGTCGATGGGCTCCCGGGGTTGGCAACGAGTTACGAGCAAGCCTATCAGTTGAATACTTTTCTTCAGCCCTACTATGAAGACGTACTGAGTGACCAAGGGATCATGCCCTTAACTTTTGTTGCTTGGCCAGGTCAGGGATTCTTCGCTGATCGCCCGATATCATCTACTGATGATGTTCAGGGGATGAGGATAAGAATTTACTCGCACCCGACACAAATGATGGCAGAGCAATTGGGATTTGATGCCACCAACTTGCCGTTCTCAGAAGTGCCTCAGGCATTTTCAACTAATA from the Halomonas sp. 1513 genome contains:
- a CDS encoding ABC transporter substrate-binding protein, with product MTDKNKYLMSVVAVAGISSSFMAHADVSWMMATGYPDDSFFTENLREFVAEVEENSDGRIAIDMRTNSTLISHDEIKRSVQRCVVQLGEIRLGAYGNEHPVFRVDGLPGLATSYEQAYQLNTFLQPYYEDVLSDQGIMPLTFVAWPGQGFFADRPISSTDDVQGMRIRIYSHPTQMMAEQLGFDATNLPFSEVPQAFSTNMIESLFTSAQTGIDVQVWDYVDHFVYTGTMHNFNSLIINEEAFNALEDDLQTIVMDAAENAYIRGQEMSRERAAENREVLEDNGIEITQASDELQQAISETGDRILEDWRGDASERGNRIMDEYIEWRSGSE